The following proteins are co-located in the Anser cygnoides isolate HZ-2024a breed goose chromosome 2, Taihu_goose_T2T_genome, whole genome shotgun sequence genome:
- the IDI1 gene encoding isopentenyl-diphosphate Delta-isomerase 1 isoform X2: MPEVNTDSLDEQQVRLLAEMCILIDENDNRVGADTKKNCHLNENIDKGLLHRAFSVFLFNTENKLLLQQRSNAKITFPDCFTNTCCSHPLSHPLELEENDAIGVRRAAQRRMKAELGIPMEQVTPEEIVYLTRIHYKAKSDGIWGEHEIDYILFVQKDVTLNPDPNEIQSYRYVTQKELKQLLDKASRNEVKITPWFKLIAETFLFKWWDNLPNLGKFVDHEKIHRM; encoded by the exons ATGCCCGAGGTGAACACGGACAGCCTGGACGAGCAGCAGGTGCGGCTGCTGGCGGAGATGTGCATCCTCATCGATGAGAACGACAACAGGGTGGGAGCGGACACCAAGAAGAACTGTCACCTGAACGAAAACATCGATAAAG ggtTATTACACCGAGCATTCagtgttttcttatttaatacagaaaacaagctgTTACTGCAGCAGAGGTCAAATGCTAAAATTACATTTCCAG ATTGTTTTACCAACACTTGCTGTAGCCACCCACTGAGCCACCCGCTggaactggaagaaaatgatGCCATTGGTGTTCGAAGAGCGGCACAAAGACGAATGAAAGCAGAGTTAGGAATCCCCATGGAGCAG GTAACTCCAGAGGAAATTGTCTATCTGACCCGAATTCACTACAAGGCCAAGTCTGATGGGATCTGGGGTGAACACGAAATAGACTATATCCTGTTCGTGCAGAAGGATGTAACGCTGAACCCCGATCCGAACGAGATCCAGAGCTACCGTTACGTGACGCAGAAAGAACTGAAGCAGCTCTTAGACAAAGCCTCCAGGAACGAAGTCAAGATTACTCCGTGGTTTAAACTGATAGCAGAGACCTTTCTTTTTAAGTGGTGGGATAACTTACCTAACTTGGGCAAATTCGTTGATcatgaaaaaatacacagaatgtGA
- the IDI1 gene encoding isopentenyl-diphosphate Delta-isomerase 1 isoform X1, which yields MWRVLRVLGSRGAPRCVRGVAAPAAAAAPAAAAALRGNWARALSTVTAMPEVNTDSLDEQQVRLLAEMCILIDENDNRVGADTKKNCHLNENIDKGLLHRAFSVFLFNTENKLLLQQRSNAKITFPDCFTNTCCSHPLSHPLELEENDAIGVRRAAQRRMKAELGIPMEQVTPEEIVYLTRIHYKAKSDGIWGEHEIDYILFVQKDVTLNPDPNEIQSYRYVTQKELKQLLDKASRNEVKITPWFKLIAETFLFKWWDNLPNLGKFVDHEKIHRM from the exons ATGTGGCGCGTGCTGCGCGTCCTGGGCagccgcggggccccgcggTGCGTCAGGGGCGTCGCTgcacccgctgctgctgctgctcccgctgctgctgctgccttgcgCGGGAACTGGGCCCGGGCCCTCAG CACGGTCACCGCCATGCCCGAGGTGAACACGGACAGCCTGGACGAGCAGCAGGTGCGGCTGCTGGCGGAGATGTGCATCCTCATCGATGAGAACGACAACAGGGTGGGAGCGGACACCAAGAAGAACTGTCACCTGAACGAAAACATCGATAAAG ggtTATTACACCGAGCATTCagtgttttcttatttaatacagaaaacaagctgTTACTGCAGCAGAGGTCAAATGCTAAAATTACATTTCCAG ATTGTTTTACCAACACTTGCTGTAGCCACCCACTGAGCCACCCGCTggaactggaagaaaatgatGCCATTGGTGTTCGAAGAGCGGCACAAAGACGAATGAAAGCAGAGTTAGGAATCCCCATGGAGCAG GTAACTCCAGAGGAAATTGTCTATCTGACCCGAATTCACTACAAGGCCAAGTCTGATGGGATCTGGGGTGAACACGAAATAGACTATATCCTGTTCGTGCAGAAGGATGTAACGCTGAACCCCGATCCGAACGAGATCCAGAGCTACCGTTACGTGACGCAGAAAGAACTGAAGCAGCTCTTAGACAAAGCCTCCAGGAACGAAGTCAAGATTACTCCGTGGTTTAAACTGATAGCAGAGACCTTTCTTTTTAAGTGGTGGGATAACTTACCTAACTTGGGCAAATTCGTTGATcatgaaaaaatacacagaatgtGA